One part of the Vicia villosa cultivar HV-30 ecotype Madison, WI linkage group LG6, Vvil1.0, whole genome shotgun sequence genome encodes these proteins:
- the LOC131613878 gene encoding F-box/kelch-repeat protein At3g23880-like produces MLPVYLPHELIAEVLSFLPVKSLMRLRCVSKSWNTLIYDPTFVNHHLKRSSRNINLILYLLLYIPSNGFNFTCFPLRSVPDIIPVLLADNLNLQLNDGKGFIGPIGSCNGLLCLIGYFPNKEDILLYIWNPATITLSNKIVFPCMKFSRLRWMFAFGYDISSNIYKIVAFHPSKNEVRVFNLEDNIWRNIQSFPIIPICSAPYSDCQHQLSGINQGVHVSGTLNWLAIRNEFPYEHEIDWKLITIDQFVIISLDLSTETYHQLLLPRGFHEVPLIQPTLSQLMGSLCFSHDFQGTDFIIWQMKEFRIQESWTQLFKISYQRLQIDFSVFTNSVPYGSRFILFPLCLSENDNTLILTWNRDKKPIVYNLKDNRVEKTNFDDGIRWFLIKDYVESLVSTS; encoded by the coding sequence ATGTTGCCTGTATATCTCCCTCATGAACTTATCGCAGAAGTTCTATCATTCCTTCCCGTAAAATCTCTGATGCGACTGAGGTGTGTCTCCAAATCATGGAACACCCTCATATACGATCCCACATTCGTCAACCATCACCTTAAGCGATCTTCAAGAAACATCAACCTCATACTATATTTGTTACTCTACATACCTAGCAATGGTTTCAACTTCACATGTTTCCCCCTGCGTAGTGTACCGGATATCATTCCCGTCCTCCTCGCTGATAACCTTAATTTACAATTGAATGACGGCAAAGGATTCATCGGTCCTATTGGTTCCTGCAATGGATTGTTATGCTTAATCGGTTATTTTCCGAATAAAGAAGATATCTTGCTTTATATATGGAATCCGGCAACCATTAcattatctaacaaaatagtgtTCCCTTGTATGAAGTTTAGTCGTCTTAGGTGGATGTTTGCGTTTGGTTACGATATTTCAtcaaacatttataagattgtcGCGTTTCATCCAAGTAAAAACGAGGTGAGAGTTTTCAATTTAGAGGATAATATTTGGagaaatattcaaagttttcccaTAATTCCTATTTGCAGTGCTCCTTATAGTGACTGTCAACATCAACTTTCGGGTATCAATCAAGGTGTGCATGTAAGTGGGACTCTTAACTGGTTGGCCATTCGAAATGAGTttccatatgaacatgaaattGATTGGAAACTTATTACTATCGACCAATTTGTGATCATCTCACTTGATTTGAGTACGGAGACATACCATCAGCTGTTGCTTCCTCGGGGTTTCCATGAAGTTCCACTCATTCAGCCAACTCTTTCCCAGTTGATGGGCTCCCTTTGTTTTTCTCATGATTTTCAAGGAACTGATTTTATTATATGGCAGATGAAGGAATTTAGAATTCAAGAGTCTTGGACTCAGCTCTTTAAAATTAGTTATCAAAGGCTTCAAATTGATTTTAGTGTCTTCACTAATTCGGTGCCATACGGATCTCGATTTATCTTATTCCCATTGTGTCTATCTGAGAATGATAATACATTAATATTGACATGGAATAGAGACAAGAAACCAATAGTCTATAATTTGAAAGATAATAGAGTAGAGAAAACAAATTTTGACGATGGCATAAGGTGGTTTCTTATCAAAGATTACGTTGAAAGCTTGGTTTCAACTAGTTGA
- the LOC131611664 gene encoding uncharacterized protein LOC131611664, which yields MVREHRVDSFYSKLRNSAHSSSSPVLIFPSTSDVDSLCALKIIFKILESDSIQYACYPVSSFSEIHSYATSTQNDGPISVVLINWGCHKDLRKILKLGPNARIFVIDSHRPIHLHNLSDQNETVVVLFTQEDEKQADLAYDFEFPLTALANASTTIDSDSSESESDSDSDSDSESDSDEARNKRKRKRDSEDGEKDEEQNQDAVKLYRKRKREYYGLGTFHGKPSGCLMYELAHFLRKNTDELLWLACVALTDQFVHERLSDERYSDGVMELEQYINSSGNLDAVNSVTLKDGTKIRAPNSSRIAYEDEPKLMLLQEWNLFDSMLCSSYIATKLKTWSDNGMKKLKLLLARMGFALTDCQQKFQYMNVEVKRKMKREFEKFLPEYGLTDFYYRGFLRIHGYSSRVSAADVVYGVTALLESFVNSDGSCASMQFNVAFDALSLNNVDKLKAGMQQAIKVQRSILRQGSLAIMKSGCIRSGRKFRWVKLEDSTDSKLLGYPQALTKFCYFLMDALREKGARMKPLICACVSQDPNKVLIVGVCGRPRLAAAQGNAFGVAFKSAAEDVESEFFHELFESSWIVLESKFLNSFMVKLTEKL from the coding sequence ATGGTGAGAGAACACCGAGTCGACTCGTTCTACTCCAAACTCCGTAACTCAGCCCACTCCTCATCCTCCCCCGTTCTCATCTTCCCTTCAACCTCCGATGTCGATTCCCTCTGCGctctcaaaatcattttcaaaatcctCGAATCCGATTCCATCCAATACGCTTGTTACCCAGTTTCTTCCTTCAGCGAGATTCACAGTTACGCTACTTCGACTCAAAACGACGGTCCCATCTCCGTCGTTTTAATCAACTGGGGCTGTCATAAAGATCTCCGCAAAATCCTGAAATTAGGTCCAAACGCTCGTATCTTCGTAATTGATAGTCACCGTCCGATTCATCTTCATAATCTCAGTGACCAAAATGAAACTGTCGTTGTTCTCTTTACTCAAGAGGATGAGAAACAAGCAGATCTGGCTTATGACTTCGAGTTTCCGCTTACCGCTTTAGCTAATGCTTCTACAACTATTGATTCGGACTCGTCTGAGTCCGAATCAGACTCCGATTCGGATTCAGATTCGGAGTCTGATTCCGATGAAGcgagaaataaaagaaaaagaaagagggaTTCGGAGGACGGTGAGAAAGATGAGGAGCAAAATCAAGATGCGGTTAAGCTGTATAGAAAGAGGAAGAGAGAGTATTATGGATTGGGAACCTTTCATGGGAAGCCTTCCGGTTGTTTGATGTATGAGCTAGCTCATTTTCTGAGGAAGAATACAGATGAATTGCTTTGGTTAGCTTGTGTTGCGTTGACGGATCAATTCGTGCACGAGAGGCTGAGTGATGAGAGGTATAGTGATGGAGTTATGGAGTTGGAGCAGTATATTAATAGTTCGGGTAATTTGGATGCGGTTAATTCAGTTACGCTCAAGGATGGGACGAAGATTAGGGCGCCGAATTCGTCGCGGATTGCTTATGAGGATGAGCCGAAGCTTATGCTGTTGCAGGAGTGGAATTTGTTTGATTCGATGCTTTGTAGTTCGTATATTGCTACGaagttgaagacttggagtgatAATGGGATGAAGAAGTTGAAGCTTTTGTTGGCGAGGATGGGGTTTGCACTTACGGATTGTCAGCAGAAGTTTCAGTATATGAATGTTGAGGTGAAGAGAAAGATGAAACGGGAGTTTGAGAAGTTTTTGCCTGAGTATGGGCTTACTGATTTTTATTACCGGGGTTTTTTGCGGATTCATGGTTATAGTTCGAGAGTTTCTGCTGCTGATGTTGTTTATGGTGTTACTGCGCTGTTGGAATCGTTTGTGAATTCGGATGGGTCTTGTGCTTCGATGCAATTCAATGTGGCGTTTGATGCTCTTTCGTTGAACAATGTTGATAAACTCAAAGCTGGGATGCAGCAAGCTATTAAGGTTCAGAGATCGATTTTGAGGCAGGGGAGTCTTGCGATTATGAAAAGCGGTTGCATTAGAAGTGGGAGGAAGTTTCGATGGGTGAAGCTTGAGGATTCGACGGATTCTAAATTGTTGGGGTACCCTCAAGCTTTGACGAAGTTTTGTTATTTTCTAATGGATGCTCTGAGAGAAAAGGGTGCGAGGATGAAGCCGTTGATTTGTGCTTGTGTGTCTCAGGATCCAAATAAAGTTCTTATTGTTGGGGTTTGCGGGAGGCCTCGTTTGGCTGCTGCTCAAGGGAATGCATTTGGGGTTGCGTTTAAAAGTGCGGCCGAGGACGTTGAAAGTGAGTTTTTCCATGAGTTGTTTGAGTCATCTTGGATTGTGTTAGAATCTAAATTTCTCAATTCTTTCATGGTTAAGTTGACTGAGAAACTTTGA